CTGATCACTgctgggtctcactttgtcctctgcaaaatgggaatcaAGTTGTGCCAAATGGAATGAGTCTGGGGCCAGGAAGGCCCCATGGAAGGCAAAATGCCTGTGTGTGAGGGTGGTCACCCTCTCAGGCAGGGCCACAGACTGTCAGGCAGGTGGGACTTGTGCTGAGGGAGACCAGATGGCTGCGCCCAGCCCTGtgactgcacctggccctgtgaCTCCCGTGCTGAGCTGAGCCTTCCCAGCCGACCCACGGAGCTGGACGGGGGCCGCTGTACTGGGGGGACGCTTCCTCAGAGAGGGACCCCGCCGACCTAGCCAGGCAGCTGCTGTCCCCTCTGTGCGGCCTCAGGCTCACTCAGAAGAGCCTCTTGAGGGGCCTGGGACATCAGGGCAAGCCAGTCGCGGCTGCCGAGCCTGGGCGGCGGAAATGCTGCTGCCGTGACCGGGCCAGCCATGCGCTCCCAGCCTGCAGGCTGCAGGGTTTTCCAGCCAGTGTCTTGGATGCCCGATGCCAGCTCTGAAACAGAGGACAGTTGATCACCCGCAGTCCCAGCGGCTGTCACCCAGAGCATCAGCGTTTTTGTGCTCCCGGAGCCTGTATTCCCACTGGGTGCCACGGAGCCCGTATTCCCACTGGGTGCCACGAAGCCTGTATTCCCACTGGGTGCCACGGAGCCTGTATTCCCACTGGGTGCCACGGAGCCTGTATTCCCACTGGGTGCCACGGAGCCTGTATTCCCACTGGGTGCCACGGAGCCTGTATTCCCACTGGGTGCCACGGAGCCTGTATTCCCACTGGGTGCCACGAAGGCGACCGGGGAACCCAGCATGCGCGGTGGGAACCTGGGCTTTTCCAAGGAGCCTCAGCCTGCATGGGGGTGTCTCCGAGGCTGCTCCCTAAACAGCATCCCGGAGAGACCACCCGGAGTAAGGTGCCGCCTGTGCCTCACGTGCAAGATGAAGAAACCTGTGCGGATCCCAGAGGGCTATCTGTGGCCCCGGGGGGCCAGCTGCGGGGCTGCTACAGGGCCGGCCACCGGTGGTCATGGCACGGCCACGGCAACCGCAGGCCTGGCTTTCTTGTCCACTGTGGCCAGTTCccggggtggggctggggcctgCCTTTGCAGTGTGTCCCTAGCAGGCAGCTCCTGGATGTGTCCACTGCCCATCCCCGTGGCTGGCGCGGACACACACCAGGGAAGTCACGACATGAGGGCCTCCGTGGGAGGAACCATCGCAGCGGACGGGGCCCTGGGGACGTGGCCTGTGTGCCCAGCCATGACACTGAGCGACAGCGGGTGGGTTGCATCACATGGTATCCTGCAGCCCACAGTGTAGCCTGGGCCTCCCAGCAGGGCAGCGAAAACACTAAAACGGTATCCAGCATGCCGTCGTGAACGCTGGTCAGACACGTTTCCATCTCTAGTGCCACCTGTTCTGGAAGCTTCCGTCAGCGTGGGGGGCTCTGGAAGCTGGGGTTTGCGCATCTGCAGAGGATGGGCATGTGGCTTGGGGTAGAGGGACCAAGTGGGTGTGCCAGCCTGAACCCCTCCCCACAGAGCAGCAAGATGGGCATGGAGGCGGTGATGGCGCTGCTGGAGGCCACCCCTGACACTCCGGCCTGCGTGGTCAGCCTCTCGGGGAACCAGTCAGTGCGGCTGCCCCTTATGGAGTGCGTGCAGATGGTAAGCCCTGGGTCCCCCCATCAGAACCGCCTGGTCCCTCCCTAATCCCCACTCGCAGGCCCCACTGCTCTCTGGGGATCTCAGCACCATAAGCACCGGAAGGCAGGGCCTCGTGGCTGGCCCAGGGCATCCCAGGCCTCCAGGAAGGGGGATGTGAGCATATCCCCGGGTGGGACGTGGGAGCTGGGACGGTCCCCAAGAGGTGTGTTGGAGCTGCAGGGAGTCTGGTGAGCAGGGGAAGTCATGGGTCCTCGGCCACTGAGCTTCTGTGGGCAGTGGTGGGAGTTGGGGTTAGGATGGGACGGAGGAGGAGGGGCCGGTGATCAGAGTGGAGCCCTGGGAGGAGCTTGGGCTGTTGATGGGGAACACGGGTGGCTGGAGCAGGGACCCCGGGAGGGGAGGCGCAGGGAGCAGGGACCCCGGGAGGGGAGGTGCAGGGAGCAGGGACCCCAGGAGGGGAGGTGCGGGGAGCAGGGACCCCGGGAGGGGAGGCGCGGGGAGCAGGGACCCCGGGAGGGGAGGCGCGGGGAGCAGGGACCCCGGGAGGGGAGGCGCGGGGAGCAGGGACCCCGGGAGGGGAGGCGCGGGGAGCAGGGACCCCGGGAGGGGAGGCGCGGGGAGCAGGGACCCCGGGAGGGGAGGCGTGGGGAGCAGGGACCCCGGGAGGGGAGGCGCGGGAGCAGGGACCCCGGGAGGGTAGGTGTGGGGAGCAGGGACCCCGGGACGGGAGGTATGGGGAGGGCAGAGGccaggaggctgggtgtgggtgCTGGTCAAGCCCCGGCTCAGTGGGTTTGGAGGCCTGCAACGGGGGCAGAGTGGCCCTGCCTGGAGCTGGGACTGGTGGGAGGAGAAGAGGGCAGCTGGGGACAGGGTAGGGTCTCTTGGCCTCAACCAGCCCCAGAAGAGCTGGCCTTGGTGGTGACCACTGTTCCCAGGGAGAGGCTGCCAGGCCTGGGCCAGGGTTAGGAGATGCCGGCCAGATCTGCCCTTGTCGGTCCCACCGGACGGGGCAGTGGCCATGGGTGTTCTGGCCAGGCCCTCCATAGCCTGTGTTCTGGTTCTCTTCCTTAAGACCAAGGAAGTGCAGAAAGCCATGGATGATAAGAGGTTTGACGAGGCCATCCAGCTCCGTGGCGGGTAAGCCCCCTCAGCAGACCCCTGCACTCTTACTTGCCTGGGTCCCGGTGCCAGGCAGCACGTGCTGCGGTGCTGCTGCGCACGCCTGGCCTGGGTCGTCCTTCTGGGCACCGCGTCTGAAGATCGAGGGAGGAACGGGCCTGCGGGTGGTACAGGAGGTGGGCTGGGAGGTGTGGTGCTGCAGGAGACCCTGGGCGGCAGCATGGGCAGGGCCCAGTCACAGGGATCTGGGCATGGTGAGGGGATGAGAAGCTGTGGGCGCAAGCCCAGGACACGGGGTGGCCCCGCGGGGGCTGGGAAGGCTGGCAGATGTGGGGTGTGGGTCACGCCCTCCTGCAGGTGTCCTGGTGGCCGGGTCAGGCTGGATTGGACGTCTGGTTTCCCATCCATGCCCCCACCTGCTACCAAGGTGGTCAACCTTCCCTTGAGCTGGATGCCGGCCACGGGCTTTGCTGCACGGGTGGTGCAGCCTCGTGTTGTGTTGGGGGATCCTGCACCGCCTGTGGAAGGTGCCCTGCCCGGCATGCGTGGTGTCCGCTGCTTCATGGCTGAGCTTCCATCAGGCCGTGTGCCTGTGACCAACCTCCTGGGCTGTCACGGCTGTGCTGTGGCTGTACGCTGCAGGGCTGGAGGGCTATACATGGTGTGACCCGAATCCTTTCCAGGAGCTTCGAGAACAACTGGAACATTTACAAGCTCCTCGCCCACCAGAAGCCCCCCAAGGAGAAGGTAAGGCAGGGAGTGGCACCCACAGAGGGAGGAACGGGCTGTGTTATTCTGCAGCCTCTTCACGCTGGCCCCTGTGGCTGGGCCTGCCTGCCCCTGCCTTCCGTCTTGCTGGGGGCtgagctgggagctgggagggtgggctCGGCCTCTGCCTAGGCTCAGGCACCACTGTGGCTGGCAGGTCCCTGCTGCTGGGAGCCTGGCTGCAGGGCTGGCTGTCGCTTCTCAATGGTTGATGGAAATGAAGTCAGGCCCACAGGCTTAACTCAGGAGAGGAGGAGCCACTGTGTAGAAAATGTCCCCAGCggccaggcgtcgtggctcacacctgtaatcctagcactttgggagactgaggtggcgagatcgcctgaggtcaggatttcgagaccagcgtggccaacatggcaaaactctgtcactactaaaaatacaaaaattagctgggtgtggtggtggcagatgcctataatcccagctactcaggaggctgaggcaggagaatcacttgaacccgggaggcagagggtgcagtgagccgagaccgtgccattgtactccagcctgggcgataagagtgaaactctgaacattaaaaaaaatgtccCCAAATAGCTGAAAACCTCAGGAAATGGGATCTCTCCAAAATAAGGATGAAATGGCTTGTTTTTCAAGTCCTGGGGGACAACGAGGGTCCTGTAGAGAGTCATGATCAGTGAGGTCCTGGCTCCCAACCCCcttgagccacagctggagccGCAGGCCAAGGCGGACAGCGTGGCCCAGCCTGGGTCTGGTCCTCCCATCCGTGGTCATCTTTGGGTGTCCCTGCTGCTCCAGCTTCCTGCTTATCCCCACAGCTAGTCAGTGGGCTGCACCCTCCGAGGGGGGGGCAACGTGGTCTCCATGAACCACCCAGAACCTGGCTGGGGCGTGACTGACTTTGTGGGCAGCAGGGCTGGCTCATACCAGGACCCGGTGGGGCCATGTGGCTATGGAGCCCTTGGGTGTGGCTGCTGCCAAGTCGGGTGTGCCACACGATACAGGTGCACGCCAGGTTCAGAGTCTCAGCACGGGGGCTGCAGGGAGGTGGTGGCAGCCGTCACTGGATTCACATGGACATAGTGGGGTTTTGGTCTATCAGGTTAAATTAACTGTAGTCCTAACAGGACTGTCTCCATGTCTTTGTCCCTTCCCTTAACGTGGCTACTAGGAAACAGGATAGTCAGGGCCCCTACCTTCCTCGTGGCTGTGCCCCCTACCTCTCACCCCACTGCTGGCCCCTTGTGTGGGCACTGACCTGTGCTCCTGTCCCCAGGCCTGGTTTCACAATGGTGCTCGCCCCCTCTGCCTCCTCTGCTGCCTGTGTGCCGGGCTTGTACCGTGTCTCTTTTGGTCTTCACCAGAATCTTCTGGAATTAGAACAGATACCGTATTCCCAGGGCAGTCGGTGTGCTGGGCAGTGTCCAGGCTGGTGGCAGGGCCTGGCCCCTTTTTCCAGAACCTGCTGGCCTGCTGACCTCCTGTGCAGGTTGGAGGTCCCCTCCCTGGCCGTGCCTCATGCTTGTCTCCCCTTCTTTCTGAAGTCTAACTTCTCCCTGGCCATCCTGAATGTGGGGGCCCCAGCGGCTGGCATGAACGCGGCCGTGCGCTCGGCGGTGCGGACCGGCATCTCCCAGGGCCACACGGTGTACGTCGTGCACGATGGCTTTGAAGGCCTAGCCAAGGGTCAGGTGGGTCCGGCCGGGGCAAACAAGTGAGGACTTGGGCCTTCTGTGTGCAGACTTGGGGCGTCTCTTGTGGAGGGCCGGCTGCTAGAGGTGGAGGCTGAGGCCTGGGTCCATGTGTCGGTGCCCACCCAGGCCTGGGTACTCAGCTCTGCCTGCAGCGTGATGCCCAGCACTGGCTGGCCCCCGGGCACAGGCCCACCCCTGGGGGGAATTGGCCAGAGGCTCAGACTGGCCCCTGAAGCTGCATCTCCTCCTGACAGGTGCAAGTAGTAGGCTGGCACAACGTGGCCGGCTGgttggggcgtggtggctccatGCTGGGGACCAAGAGGTGAGCGGCCTGCTGTGGGTACCAGCGGGCAGGAGGGCCAAGGCACAGTCTCCAGGCCCTGCAGGTGGGGGCGGCAAGGGGaacccagcccagggccctgggcTCGGCCCCTCTTCTGGCTGGTGATCTGTGCAGAGCAGGCTTCACACCTCCTGCCTGGGGCTTCCAGGCCTGAGCTCAGGTGTGTAGGGCAGGCTGCTCTGGCAGCCCCATGCCCACGGTGGGCTCTCCGTGGCAGGGAAGCTGGCCCAGTGTCTGTCACTGCCTGGCCAGGCCAGGCAGCCTGAACTGTCACCACTCTGGTTGTGGCTATGGGCCTGTCTGATGGCTTTTGTCCCAGGGCCTGAGACCCTTCTGTGGGCATGGGGAGGGCACAGTCACCCTGTGCGCTACAGGGGAAGTCACTGAGTCCTGAGCCACTGAGTGGCTGCAAGGGCCGGAGGAGGCATCCCCTCCTGCTGCTGAGTGTTGGGCGAGAAAGCCTCGGGCGGGAAGAGGTGCCCATGGGGAGCCCAGGGGGGTGGGGGTTCACTTGGTTGCTTGGTCCATGCCTGGTGATGCTGAGTGGTGCCCAGGCAGCTCACGCTGGGCCCGTGTGCCCCTCTCCATGTGAAGCCACAGTGTTACATCCAGGGCGTTGCAGTGACTGCTGACTGGCTCGGGGAATGGCCAAGGCAATGCCTTCCTGTGATCAGATGCAATATGGACATGCGTCCCCGGGCGTCGCATGTTCACACGGATGTGTCTCTGACTGCAGGACTCTGCCCAAGGGCCAGCTGGAGTGCATCGTGGAGAACATCCGCATCTATGGTATCCATGCCCTGCTGGTGGTCGGCGGGTTTGAGGTGAGGGCTGCCCGCGGATGAAAAAGCCCCGGGGCACAGGAGACCCAAGGTGTCCTCCCACTGAGGGGCCCGTCCTGAAAACCTGTGTGCCGGCTGGGGTGATGCAGGGGCCAAGAGGATCAGGGTTTTAAGTGTGGTGTGTGGGCTCAGGAGGGTTCTTTACTTTCTCCAGAAAGCTTCCCAAGGTTCCGATTAACCCCGgtgctggggaggggcaggggaggaaggggacTTGGAAGCGGGAGGACGAGGAAGAAGGGAGGCGGAGGAGGCAGAAGTGTAGGTGCGGGATGGCATTGCTTACGTGGTGTCCTGGCACTGGGCAAGCTGTCcctaaataataaatgaatgacagCCCTTCCCCCTTGCTCTCCAAAGCCAAGCTCCACTGCAGGCTTCATGGAGTGGATCTGGGGTCAGAGTGGGTTGGAGAGGCCTCCTGACCCTTGTTAGAGTCCAGTTTCCCTGGGAGGCGTCCTAAGATGACACCAGGCTGACTGCCTGGCCCAGCCCCAGGGGATTGAGCAGGTGGGTCCTGGAGTCCAGCACGGGGCACGTGACAGGTCAGCAGGGAGCCGGGCTGGGCGGCCGCCGGCAGAGCCTGTCCCTGGCCCACCCTGGCTTCGGTGCTGCCCTTGACCTGCCCCCTGTCCCTATTGCTGCAGGCCTATGAAGGGGTGCTGCAGCTGGTGGAGGCTCGCGGGCGTTACGAGGAGCTCTGCATCGTCATGTGCGTCATCCCAGCCACCATCAGCAACAACGTCCCTGGCACCGACTTCAGCCTGGGCTCTGACACTGCCGTAAACGCTGCCATGGAGGTACGGGGCTCCTGGACCCCTGCCGGCCATGCCCAGGCCCTTGTGGGGTGGGGCTGAGCCTGCGGAGGCTGCTGGAGGGGACAGTGCGCGGTGAGCACCCGGGAGGGCTGCCAAGGTTGGGGTTGGTGGGGCACAGGCCCAGGTGAAGGGGCTCAGCTCCCTGCCATAGCCACTTCTAGGGCCAGGGGGCCCTGCGTTGTTCCTTGCTACTGTGATGAACTCAGAcggggagaccgaggcaggagtgTCCCTGCCCCAGTGCTGGGTAGCCTAAGAGCAGTGCCTGGCCTCTGTCCATGGGGCCGGGGCACCCCTGCCTGCCCACAGAGAGTGTGTGTGCAGGCCACTGTCCCTTGTGCCCTGAGGCTGGGGTCACCTGGTTGAGAACGCCTGGTCCTGCGGGGCCCAGGTGGGAGGTGGGCCCAAGCCTGGTGCTGCTGACTCTGTGGGTGCGTCAGCCACAGGCTGGCTCTGGAGACACAGGGCTCCCTGCAGGGTAGCCATGCCCATGGCCTGCAGGGAAGTGTGGGCACGTGGAGGACCCCTGACCCCCCTTGGCCCCCAGAGCTGTGACCGCATCAAACAGTCTGCCTCGGGGACCAAGCGCCGTGTGTTCATCGTGGAGACCATGGGGGGTTACTGTGGCTACCTGGCCACCGTGACTGGCATCGCTGTGGGGGCCGACGCCGCCTACGTCTTTGAGGACCCTTTCAACATCCATGACTTAAAGGTGAGCCCAGCGTGGCCCCTGCTGCGACAGACCCGCCGGCACGCCAGCCTGGGCCCCAGACACTCAGGCCGGCCAGcgcagggcagggcctgggcaggCGGGACTCATAGCCCAGTGCTCCTGCTGGCCCTGGGTCGCTGGTCAGCCTGGAATTCCCTCCCCACAGTCCTCTGGCTCATCCGGCCCCTCCCGCAGGTCAACGTGGAGCACATGACGGAGAAGATGAAGACAGACATTCAGAGGGGCCTGGTGCTGCGGTGAGGCTGCCGTGGGTCCCCGGCCACAGCTAGGGGCTAGGGGCGGGGCTGCTGAGGAGTGGCTGGGCAGGAGAAGGCAGGAGGGGTCCTTGGAGAGGGTGGGCGAGGGCGGCTTTCCCGGGAGCTGGCACTCCCGCTCCCAGGCCTGGCCCAGTGGGGACTCAGGATTTGGGGGAGACCTGAACTCGTTCCCCGCTGACTCAGGCCCTGCTGTCCCTCTCAGGAATGAGAAGTGCCATGACTACTACACCACGGAGTTCCTGTACAACCTGTACTCATCAGAGGGCAAGGGTGTCTTCGACTGCAGGACCAACGTCCTGGGCCACCTGCAGCAGGTGTGGGGCAGTGAGGCTCTGAGAGGCCTGCctctcttccctgccaccatCCGTCCCCGGGCCCAGGGGTCCCAGCCCTCACAGGCACCCACGGGCACTCCCGGCAGGCCCTCGGGCACATGTGCCCTTCGCCGGTGAGGGGACCGAGGCCCGTATCTGGGTGAGGTCTCATTCCAagaagggctggggctggggccggggccggggctggGGCCAGGACATTCACATGctgagcccagcccccacccctcTGGGCCTCCTTCGGCTACCTCCGCCGAGCCCCTCACCTAGATCCCGGCATGCTCCCTGCCCTATGGTGGCCCTGCAGGAAGCCTGTGTCCTGGGGTTTTCTGAGCCAGGGAGGGGGAGTCAGGGTGGCTGGGGATGGGGCCCAAGGTGGGGCCACTGGCTGCCAATGTAGGAGCCCAGGGGTCACTTGACTTGGCCAGGGGGCAGCCGACTGCCGGCCTCGGGAGGCAGCTTCTGGCCTGGACTTGGAGCTGGAGAGAGCAGGCAGGGTCCTCGATGCGGGAACAGACAGGAATTGTGCAGGGGTTGGAAGGAATGGGTGTTCAGAAGCTGCCTGGGAGGCTCCCCGTGGGGACCCTGTCTGCACTGGGGTTGGGCCTCCCCTCTCCTTGGCCCAGGCAGCCCAGGGCAGCTCCAAGAACCGGACCTTGCCTGTTTCCAGGGCGGCGCCCCAACCCCCTTTGACCGGAACTACGGGACCAAGCTGGGGGTGAAGGCCATGCTTTGGTTGTCGGAGAAGCTGCGTGAGGTTTACCGCAAGGGTAGGTGGTGGGTGCAACCTGAGGCCTCACTTTGCCCTCCCctggctccctggggcagggcCCGGCCTTGGAGGGCTGCCACGTGCCTCTGTTTGCAGGACGGGTGTTCGCCAATGCCCCAGACTCGGCCTGCGTGATCGGCCTGAAGAAGAAGGCGGTGGCCTTCAGCCCCGTCACTGAGCTCAAGAAAGACACTGATTTCGAGTGAGTTCAACTGAAGCCTCCTGGAGGCGGGTGGGGCTGAGGGGCGGCCCAGACTGTCCCCCAGGCAGGTGTGCCAGGCCCCGCCCCACTCGCACCCTGACCCCGCAAGTCCTCCTGGGCCCCCCGTGCCCTGGTCCCCGCCAGGCCATGGAGAGCAGGGACCATGTCCAAGTCTTCTGAGCGTGACACTGGGCAATACTTTTGGGTGGGCATGGGGGCACAGCATGGGCAGCCAGGATTGGGCACGCCTGAGGGCGGCTGTGGCTGACTCTGTGCTGTGCCTCCGAGGGATGGGGACCCCAGACCCGTCCCAGAGGCCGCAGGGCTCCACGGATATCGAGATGTTCAGAGGGAGGGGCATGCACAGGCCGccgggttggggggtgggggggttgggGGCATGGCCTGAAGAGCTGCCCTGACCCCTGACTCCCCATCATCCCCGCATCCCCGTCCTGCACAGGCACCGCATGCCGCGGGAGCAGTGGTGGCTGAGCCTGCGGCTCATGCTGAAGATGCTGGCACAGTACCGTATCAGCATGGCCGCCTACGTGTCAGGGGAGCTGGAGCACGTGACCCGTCGCACCCTGAGCATGGACAAGGGCTTCTGAGGCCATGCCCACGCCCCTCCCCGGCCCCCACCCATGCCAGCTGCAGCGCCAGGGCTCAGATGGGGCCTGGGCTGTTGTGTCTGGAGCCTGCAGGCAGGTGGGGGCTGTGTCCCTGCTCAGGCCAGCCCCTGCCTCTATCCCTGGCCACCCGCCAGGCCTCCCTGGGGCTGgtcttgagaccagcctgccaggCCGTGCAGCAGAAGGACAGAGCGTCCTGGGGCATCCACCTTCCTGCCCAGGGGACGTGGGGCTGTCGGTGTTTGCAGGCTGATGTCCCCTGGCTTTGGCGCCCCATGGGCCCCAGCCTCTCCCCACTCTGGGCTCACTCACAGGGGCCAGCCCTTGCCCTACCTGGCTGCCGGTGCCTGGGTTGTGTTGAGAGGGGGATGCCCTTGGCCCTGCCTCACTGTGACCTGCTCCTGCCCACATGCAGCACCTGTCAccttttctagaaataaaatcacCCTGACCGTGGGGTGCATCGGTCTCTGGAGAGCACATCCTGCGGAACTCTTGGAGGGAAAGGAGCAGCACCACATGGCCAGCCCAGTGGGCAGTGGCCCCCAGGGGTGGAGGGCCCTCTGGCCAGTGCCTGGGCCAGGCCAAAGGGACATGTGCCCTGGGAGGCCACAGGCGCTCTCCAGGACTCCCTGGGGGCCACCAAGGTGACCTGAGCCCCCTCCTGGTCCTCCCCTGGGGGCAGAACGGTACAGTCTCACTCCTCGgtctccccagcctcagcctgagTGGGGGTCTCCAACCTGCAGGCTGGTGGCTGGCTTGAGCCAGCATCCAGGAGACACCGATGGTGGACAcgtgggaggggaagagaaggcgGCACAAAGCTGTGCCCACCGGGGGCTAGGGCTGAGTCCCGCAGGTGGTTTGGGGTGGTGGACACCCTGCTCGCAGGATGCCCGTTAACCTTAGTGTTGAAGCCCATGCTCTGCACCACCCACGGCTCTGCAGCACCCACAGCTCTGCACCACCCGCAGCTCTGCACCACCCGCGGCTCTGCACCACCCACGGCTCTGCAGCACCAACGTGGCAGGTGCTTGCCGAGAGGGTTGCTTCGTTCCCGCAGTGCCACCCTGCGGATGTGGTTTCGGGACACAGGTGTCTCAAGGGAGACCCTGGCTTGGAGGGGCCTAAAGGCCACATTGAGGGTCCCTGGGCGGTCTCCTGGTTGAGCTCAGGCCAGAGGGGTGGCGCTGGGGACCTGGTGAGGGGGCTGGGGACCTTCCTGCCCTCAGGCACCTTGATATTCCCAAGAGCCCCTCACCGTGTTGGCTCTAGTGCCAGAGACCTCCAGATTGCTTAACTCTGGAGCTGGGGTGGAGGGGCCCACACCTAGGGGCCTTCTAGTTCACTCTGGGTGGGGCCGTCCtggggccaggcccaggagggGACAGTTGTCCAAGGACAGTGCTCCCGGGTctgcaactctgtctcaaaggaacaGAGAAACAGGTTCACAGGCCCGGGGAACCACGTGCATGTTTTGGGGGCTCCGTTGTGTCACACCATCTGGGATCAGGACTCAGTTCTGAGTAGACCCCCCTCGGCCTGCCCTGCCTGATGAGGTGTTAGAACCTGTTCAGCTGCCACTCAGCTGCTGCACCCAGGTGGTGGCCTGTGGCTGATGCCTGGGACAGTGGCTGCCTCCCTCCTGGGCGACGTGCCGTGGCCAGCGCCTGTGACAGGCCCACTTCTGGCTGCATGGAGTTGGCGTTTCTGGCATTTCGGGCGGAGTCATGCGGCCTCCTGGGCCCTTGGTCCTCTCCTGTGAACTGGGTGAATGGGACACAGTGTGATGCCCGTGCCTGCTCAGCTTGAGAACCCACGTCTGGGGTGACTTGGGGAGCAGTGGAGTGGGACTGTGGGGTGCCCCGGGCTGGACGTGCTTCTGGCCGTCTTCCATGGCTGGGGGCATTGGGTGAGGAGGCGACGGGAGGGGGAGcggcaggaggctgagggtggaggcAGCAATGGTAGGGATGGGGACGGGGTGGGGGGAACCGCGGGGCTGAAGGCAGGCAGCTGCCCCCACAGGTCCCACCCAGCTGTCCCAACCAAGGTGTGCACAGTGTGGGGCAGGAGGGCACTGGTGTAAGCCCCGCATGCCCACAGCAGCCCACGTCGGGGGGAGTGGAAGGGGACTCAATTTAAAACGACCTCAGTCATTCCAAGGAAGCACTTTACTGAGGGCGCTGGGTGCCCATCCCACAGTCCCAGGAAGGCAGACACAGGCCTGAACTGTCCACCCTCCATGAGGGCACCCATCCCACAGTCCCAGGGAGGCAGACACAGGCCTGAACTGTCCACTCTCCATGTCCCAAGTGGTGACTCCACTCCCCACTGCTCAGAGATCGCACCCCTTCTGGAGGGATCGCACCCCTTGTGGAGAGCTTGCACGGATGAGTGACTGTCTTCACCCTGGGCTTCCCCAAGTCCAGTGACAGTGACTGCCCCAATGCTGCAGCTGGCTCTGGTGACGATCACACCGCATGGCCTTGAGCTTGGGAGAGCAGTGGCCTGCACGCGTGGTCACGCATCACCGCTTGGCGGAGGATGGGGACATCTCACGGAGATCTGGGTCCCAACCCCACACAGGACAAGGGCCCAGGGACCTGGCTTTCCTACACACCAGCTGGAAGGCTGACTCCCCATCTCACGTGAATGCTCCCTTGGTTTTGGGGGGTACTAGGAAGGTCCCCAGGGCCGCGGGTCACTGCCCAGATCGTGGCATCCTCATAAGACTCGTAACTCTTCCCAGAGGAAAGAAAACTCCTCTCAGATGCTCCAAGGACTCCCCTAGTCCAGCTGCTTCCTGTGCCAGGCCCAGACCCCAGAGCAAACAGGCCTGTTCATCCACAGCCT
The nucleotide sequence above comes from Macaca nemestrina isolate mMacNem1 chromosome 4, mMacNem.hap1, whole genome shotgun sequence. Encoded proteins:
- the LOC105472537 gene encoding ATP-dependent 6-phosphofructokinase, liver type; this translates as MAAVDLEKLRASGAGKAIGVLTSGGDAQGMNAAVRAVTRMGIYVGAKVFLIYEGYEGLVEGGENIQQANWLSVSNIIQLGGTIIGSARCKAFTTREGRRTAAYNLVQRGITNLCVIGGDGSLTGANIFRSEWGSLLEELVAEGKISETTAQTYSHLNIAGLVGSIDNDFCGTDMTIGTDSALHRIMEVIDAITTTAQSHQRTFVLEVMGRHCGYLALVSALASGADWLFIPEAPPEDGWENFMCERLGETRSRGSRLNIIIIAEGAIDRNGKPISSSYVKDLVVQRLGFDTRVTVLGHVQRGGTPSAFDRVLSSKMGMEAVMALLEATPDTPACVVSLSGNQSVRLPLMECVQMTKEVQKAMDDKRFDEAIQLRGGSFENNWNIYKLLAHQKPPKEKSNFSLAILNVGAPAAGMNAAVRSAVRTGISQGHTVYVVHDGFEGLAKGQVQVVGWHNVAGWLGRGGSMLGTKRTLPKGQLECIVENIRIYGIHALLVVGGFEAYEGVLQLVEARGRYEELCIVMCVIPATISNNVPGTDFSLGSDTAVNAAMESCDRIKQSASGTKRRVFIVETMGGYCGYLATVTGIAVGADAAYVFEDPFNIHDLKVNVEHMTEKMKTDIQRGLVLRNEKCHDYYTTEFLYNLYSSEGKGVFDCRTNVLGHLQQGGAPTPFDRNYGTKLGVKAMLWLSEKLREVYRKGRVFANAPDSACVIGLKKKAVAFSPVTELKKDTDFEHRMPREQWWLSLRLMLKMLAQYRISMAAYVSGELEHVTRRTLSMDKGF